A single window of Nymphaea colorata chloroplast, complete genome DNA harbors:
- the rps7 gene encoding ribosomal protein S7 produces MSRRGTAEEKTAKSDPIYRNRLVNMLVNRILKHGKKSLAYQIIYRAVKKIQQKTETNPLSVLRQAIRGVTPNIAVKARRVGGSTHQVPIEIGSTQGKALAIRWLLGASRKRPGRNMAFKLSSELVDAARGSGDAIRKKEETHRMAEANRAFAHFR; encoded by the coding sequence ATGTCACGCCGAGGTACTGCAGAAGAAAAAACTGCAAAATCTGATCCAATTTATCGTAATCGATTAGTTAACATGTTGGTTAACCGTATTCTGAAACACGGAAAAAAATCATTGGCTTATCAAATTATCTATCGAGCCGTGAAAAAGATTCAACAAAAGACAGAAACAAATCCACTATCTGTTTTACGTCAAGCAATACGTGGAGTAACTCCCAATATAGCAGTAAAAGCAAGACGTGTAGGCGGATCGACTCATCAAGTTCCCATTGAAATAGGATCTACACAAGGAAAAGCACTTGCCATTCGTTGGTTATTAGGGGCATCCCGAAAACGTCCGGGTCGAAATATGGCTTTCAAATTAAGTTCCGAATTAGTCGATGCTGCCAGGGGGAGTGGCGATGCCATACGCAAAAAGGAAGAGACTCATAGAATGGCAGAGGCCAATAGAGCTTTTGCACATTTTCGTTAA
- the ndhB gene encoding NADH-plastoquinone oxidoreductase subunit 2: MIWHVQNENFILDSTRIFMKAFHLLLFNGSFIFPECILIFGLILLLMIDLTSDQKDTPWLYFISSTSLVMSITALLFRWREEPMISFSGNFQTNNFNEIFQFLILLCSTLCIPLSVEYIECTEMAITEFLLFVLTATLGGMFLCGANDLITIFVAPECFSLCSYLLSGYTKRDVRSNEATTKYLLMGGASSSILVYGFSWLYGSSGGEIELQEIVNGLINTQMYNSPGISIALISITVGIGFKLSPAPFHQWTPDVYEGSPTPVVAFLSVTSKVAASASATRIFDIPFYFSSNEWHLLLEILAILSMILGNLIAITQTSMKRMLAYSSIGQIGYVIIGIIVGDSNDGYASMITYMLFYISMNLGTFACIVLFGLRTGTDNIRDYAGLYTKDPFLALSSALCLLSLGGIPPLAGFFGKLYLFWCGWQAGLYFLVSIGLLTSVVSIYYYLKIIKLLMTGRNKEITPHVRNYRRSPLRSNNSIELSMIVCVIASTIPGISMNPIIAIAQDTLF, translated from the exons ATGATCTGGCATGTCCAGAATGAAAACTTCATTCTCGATTCTACGAGAATTTTTATGAAAGCGTTTCATTTGCTTCTCTTCAATGGAAGTTTTATTTTCCCAGAATGTATCCTAATTTTTGGCCTAATTCTTCTTCTGATGATCGATTTAACCTCTGATCAAAAAGATACACCTTGGTTATATTTCATCTCTTCCACAAGTTTAGTAATGAGCATAACCGCCCTATTGTTCCGATGGAGAGAAGAACCTATGATTAGCTTTTCGGGAAATTTCCAAACGAACAATTTCAACGAAATCTTTCAATTCCTTATTTTACTATGTTCAACTCTATGTATTCCTCTATCCGTAGAGTACATTGAATGTACAGAAATGGCTATAACAGAGTTTCTGTTATTTGTATTAACAGCTACTCTAGGAGGAATGTTTTTATGTGGTGCTAACGATTTAATAACTATCTTTGTAGCTCCAGAATGTTTCAGTTTATGCTCCTACCTATTATCTGGATATACCAAGAGAGATGTACGGTCTAATGAGGCTACTACGAAATATTTACTCATGGGTGGGGCAAGCTCTTCTATTCTGGTTTATGGTTTCTCTTGGCTATATGGTTCATCCGGGGGAGAGATCGAGCTTCAAGAAATAGTGAACGGTCTTATCAATACACAAATGTATAACTCCCCAGGAATTTCGATTGCGCTTATATCCATCACTGTAGGAATTGGGTTCAAGCTTTCCCCAGCCCCTTTTCATCAATGGACTCCTGACGTATACGAAGGA TCTCCCACTCCAGTCGTTGCTTTTCTTTCTGTTACTTCGAAAGTAGCTGCTTCAGCTTCAGCCACTCGAATTTTCGATATTCCTTTCTATTTCTCATCGAACGAATGGCATCTTCTTCTGGAAATCCTAGCTATTCTTAGCATGATATTGGGGAATCTCATTGCTATTACTCAAACAAGCATGAAACGTATGCTTGCATATTCGTCCATAGGTCAAATCGGATATGTAATTATTGGAATAATTGTTGGAGACTCAAATGATGGATATGCAAGCATGATAACTTATATGCTGTTCTATATCTCCATGAATCTAGGAACTTTTGCTTGCATTGTATTATTTGGTCTACGTACTGGAACTGATAACATTCGGGATTATGCAGGATTATACACGAAAGATCCTTTTTTGGCTCTCTCTTCAGCCCTATGTCTCCTATCCCTAGGGGGTATTCCTCCATTAGCAGGTTTTTTTGGAAAACTCTATCTATTCTGGTGTGGATGGCAGGCAGGCCTATATTTCTTGGTTTCAATAGGACTCCTTACGAGCGTTGTTTCTATCTACTATTATCTAAAAATAATCAAGTTATTAATGACTGGACGAAACAAAGAAATAACCCCTCACGTGCGAAATTATAGAAGATCTCCTTTAAGATCAAACAATTCCATCGAATTGAGTATGATTGTATGTGTAATAGCATCTACTATACCAGGAATATCAATGAACCCAATTATTGCAATTGCTCAGGATACCCTCTTTTAG